One Nostoc sp. CENA543 genomic window, TCGCCGAGTAATTCTGGTGTGGGAATTTCCGCGTCCAGAACTGTGTCTAGTAAATTCATGATAGTTGCTCCTGGATGGGGTGTCTCAATAGCGTACAGTCACTTGACAGTTTTTAACCTAATCTGGCAACTTGCAACGCTGTGAGACTTCATATTTTAGTGTTCCCAGGATTTTTGGACAGTGAACACCTTGGATCTATATGGTTTTAGCCAGATGTACAGTGTCAGATTATTAATTTATCTATCGTTGCCCGGTTTTTTCAATAGTTTCAATAACTGCTAGCCCAATCCCAGATGCTGCAATTAAAAGTATAGCTGACAGCAAGTAGGCGTTGGTTAACATCCGAAGGGCTTCATCAAAGAAAATATAGGTGGTCATAGCTTCACCTTTTGAACTATGTGCTGCTAGTGTTGTTTATTTCTCCACCTGCGGAGTAGGAAATTCCGTTGATAAACTGCTAGCACTTGCATCTTAACAAAACTTTAGCTCTTCTAGGAAATGAATAAGATTTTTTCTTTCTGAAGATTCGATGAAAATAAGCTGAATTTGGTTGCAGAGAATACGGAAAAATTTTTTATGGAGGATTTTTGAGACTTAAACTACCTTTTGCAGAACTTTTATGATGTTATTCCTAGCACCAATAAGTGTTTTCTGACCTGAGATAGATTAAATCTGTAAAAACTTGATTTTAAAGAGCAATCCTAATTTTTTTCTCATCAACTTCAGTAAATTTTCTGAAAGTTTTTAATTTGGAGAATATTAATATCACACAATTTCAATCAGTAAATAAAATTTAGGAATTTTTTTATATGATCTAGCTAAAAACAGGAAGAGTAGATTGATGTTATTTAACCACTCACTGTTAGATTAAGAAAAGTAAAGAGTGCCTATATATACTTAATAAACAGAATTTTTTACTGTTATCGAAACCCACGAAATGAAATTATTGTTTGTAATCCAAAAAAAAACAACCTTTATGAGACTTATTGCAGCATTAAACTTATAGCAATATATTTTTACATAAACATTTGTTTTAAGTATTTATATTGGTAAATTGTTTTCGAGCATCATCAAAAATCATCTCAAATTCTTTACATTACTTAATATTTTAATTTATAGGAAATAGGGACTGTTTGTGACGAAAAATTTCAGCAAGCCTCAAGACTTACCACCTCACCTATAGGTGGTAGACTCAAACCCTGTTCGGTGGGGAAAACGAACAAATGGACTTTTCTGTTGCCCGTTGTCTGTTCCCTTTTCCCCCTCCCGCAGGGAATTCAAACTAGTTATGCTGTCATACATGGATTGGTTATCAAAATTGCAACAACAGCGATCGCTGGCAGTGATTCGCGCCCCCAAACTGGAACTAGGATTAGAAATGGCGATGGCTGTAGCATCTGGGGGAATGAAGTTAATTGAAATTACCTGGAATAGCGATCGCGCCGGAGAATTAATCACCCAACTCCGTAGTCAATTACCCGAATGTACGATTGGGACAGGGACATTATTTAATGTGCAGCAATTACAAGCGGCGATCGCAGCTGGGGCGCAATTTTTGTTCACTCCCCACGTTAATCCGGCAATGATTCAAGCAGCAGTAGCCGCACAAACACCTATCATCCCCGGTGCGCTAACCCCAACAGAAATTATTACAGCTTGGTCTTGTGGTGCTAGCTGCGTCAAAGTCTTCCCTGTGCAAGCAGTGGGGGGTGCTAGTTATATCAAGAGTTTGCAAGGGCCACTTGGTCATATTCCCTTAATTCCCACAGGGGGAGTCACCCTAGAAAACGCGTCAGCTATGATTCAAGCAGGTGCGATCGCAGTTGGCTTAAGTGGCGAGTTATTTCCTAAACAGTTAGTAGCACAAAGAGACTGGGAAGCGATCGCCCAACTAGCCAGTAATTTACTCCGCAACTTAGCTGAATTTAACATAGACAATAGGAGCTAGGAACATCATGTTCCCTGTCCCCTGTAATACCAATTCATCAACATTCAGCCACGAGTTCAAAATTTATTTGGAATTTTGAATTGCTCTAACTTGTGGTGTTGTCCGTATACAGCCCACAATAATAACTTGTTAAGCTCAAAGATAAGACGACAATGCCATGATCATGTCCATACTACGCAAATTTACTGTTTTTCTTTTAGCTGTAAGTTTGTGCTTGACAACTGTCGCTTGTGGAGGCGGAAACCAAACCACCCCAAGCAATCGCAACGTCAGCCAAACCGCTACACCCACTAAATTAAGTGACGGTCAATATCAAGTCCAACAAGCCACCTATGACGATGGTTCAGGGGAGTACACTTTATTTTTACTCAACAGTACACCTCCAACCTTTGCCACCGAAAACTTGCAAATGGCTAGGCTAACTGATGATGAAATCAAAGAAGGTAAGAAAACTTATCTCAAAGTAGACAACGGACAACCAGTTTTATATTTGACAGAAGACTTTAAAATTGAGTACGTCCACAACGTCACCGAAACCAAAACCAACCCCAACACCGGACAGCAAGAAACCGTCGTAGTTCGTCGAGAAAGTGGTTTTTGGGCTCCCTTTACTGGTGCGTTAGCTGGTCAAGCAATAGGTAGCTTATTGTTTAGACCCCAATATTATGTACCTCCTGTATATCAACCAGGCGCAGGATTAATTACTGGCTACGGTGGTTATGGTACAACCTATGACCAAGCCGTTAATAGTTACCGCACCCGCTATAATTCAGCACCAGCAGCCGTAAGAAATCGCACTGCTTTCAGAACCACAGGAACAATCAGAAGATCATCTGGTAATTCTACTGTCCGTTCTACAACACGCACCAACCGACCCTCTGGTTCAGGTTTTGGTACCAGCACCTTAAGATCCTCTGGTAGATCAACTACCACCAGACGCAGCCCCAGCAGCAGCAGTTTTGGTAGTGGTCGTTCTCCAGCCCGTCGTAGCACAGGTTTTGGTAGTAGAAGACGCTAATTAATTGCGAATTTAATACCGAGTTGCCGTCAAATTTTGGAGTAGAGATTTGGAATATTGATTCTGAAAAACTTCTCTGTTGATGTTGTTGAAATCAACTAAATATAATTCAAAACTATAGGGGCATTTAGCCCCTTTTTTATTATTTGACTCTATGACAAATAGTAGCGATCGCTAACACCCCTCTGATGTTTCGTGTAATGATGATCACTAGCTATATCTGGACGACGAAGCACGCCGGAAATTACTGGGAGGGTGAATAAATGTGTAGTAGACAATACAAGGCACGTAAAATATTTAGCAAGTCCTCCGATACACCAGCGTCAAATCCATTGGAATTACGCCCCTTTGTCGTCCAGCCCCGACCACAAACACCAGAGTTACAGGCTCAGGAAGAGAAATTAGCACAGTCTGATAGTTTGTTGAGGAAT contains:
- a CDS encoding bifunctional 4-hydroxy-2-oxoglutarate aldolase/2-dehydro-3-deoxy-phosphogluconate aldolase, which encodes MSYMDWLSKLQQQRSLAVIRAPKLELGLEMAMAVASGGMKLIEITWNSDRAGELITQLRSQLPECTIGTGTLFNVQQLQAAIAAGAQFLFTPHVNPAMIQAAVAAQTPIIPGALTPTEIITAWSCGASCVKVFPVQAVGGASYIKSLQGPLGHIPLIPTGGVTLENASAMIQAGAIAVGLSGELFPKQLVAQRDWEAIAQLASNLLRNLAEFNIDNRS